Proteins co-encoded in one Streptomyces roseochromogenus subsp. oscitans DS 12.976 genomic window:
- a CDS encoding lamin tail domain-containing protein: MSVSSSVRRLTAVAAVAAAAVGAVAPSAMAADRAPVRPHSVVYISGVQHKWQGRDDRSNRSLNKQWVAITNSSRRAMNLDTWKLSDRDGHSYTFHHVRLAGRATVRVHTGVGRNTATDLYQDRRTRVWDVNADAATLRDARGRIIDAVSWGRRTAKPVSPAKHVSPGKHVSPGKHVSPAKHVGTAKPVRRDGAGMRQGGVHHQGVARHHDDHARGQRR, encoded by the coding sequence GTGTCCGTTTCTTCTTCCGTCCGTCGTCTGACCGCCGTGGCTGCCGTGGCCGCCGCCGCGGTGGGTGCCGTGGCGCCTTCGGCCATGGCTGCCGACCGGGCGCCGGTCCGTCCGCACTCAGTGGTGTACATCAGCGGCGTGCAGCACAAGTGGCAGGGCCGGGACGACCGTTCCAACCGCTCGCTGAACAAGCAGTGGGTGGCCATCACGAACAGCTCGCGCCGGGCGATGAACCTGGACACCTGGAAGCTGTCCGACCGGGACGGCCACAGCTACACCTTCCACCACGTGCGGCTCGCGGGCCGGGCCACCGTCCGCGTCCACACCGGTGTCGGCCGGAACACCGCGACCGACCTCTACCAGGACCGCCGCACGCGCGTGTGGGACGTCAACGCCGACGCCGCGACCCTGCGTGACGCCCGCGGCCGGATCATCGACGCCGTCTCCTGGGGCCGCCGTACCGCGAAGCCCGTCAGTCCTGCGAAGCACGTCAGCCCTGGGAAGCACGTCAGTCCTGGGAAGCACGTCAGTCCTGCGAAGCACGTTGGCACTGCGAAGCCCGTTCGCCGCGATGGTGCCGGTATGCGGCAGGGCGGTGTGCACCACCAGGGCGTAGCCCGCCACCACGACGACCACGCCCGCGGCCAGCGTCGCTGA